ACGACGCGGTAGGCAAAGCTAACGAGATCAAAAGCAGAGCCAAGGTTAAGATTCTTTTCATACTAAATCCCATTGTCGGTTGGAGAGTTGAACGGGATAAGTAACGACTGCGTATACTAATAGCATCGTGAAGAGATTACTCACTGAATTAGAAATTGTTCGTTGTTCTTCTATTCTCCGACTGCAACTTTGCGGATGAATTCTTCCAGGTCGCTAACGAATTCACTCGGGCGTTCCCAGTGGAGCGCGTGACCCGTTTCGGGATACACCTTCAAGCTAGCATTCACAATACCCGCGGCCAGGGCGTTTTGTGCGGGCCTTGAGAAGATGGTGTCGTGATCGCCCCGAAGAACAAGTGTCGGCATACAGATGCGACTGATTCGAGCGGTATAGTCTACGGCCAGCTGCCCTGCGAGAGCGTCTCGCCACACGCGCGCCGGCAGTTTCAGGCTCTCCGCAACCGCCCGGTCGAGAAAGTCCTCAGGTACAGGGTGGTAAATCGTACTGACCTGGAACTCCCGCGCAAACTCAGCGGGCACCGGATCGTCGAGGGCATTGACTTCATGCTGTAGCTGGAGCACATCCGCAGAGCGCATGTTGGTGGCTGAACCGATGAGGATGAGCCGCGTCACGCGCTCGGGCGCGTTGAGAGCAGCCTCCTGCGCCACGAGACTTCCCATCGAATGTCCGACCAGGATTACCTGCGGCAGCCCCAGCGCATCCATGAACGCGATCACATCGGCGGCGAAGTCTGTCATGGCATAGCCACGAGCCGGCCGCTCAGAGTCTCCATGACCCCGCTGGCTGAGGGCGTAGGTATGGTAGGTCGGAGGTATGAATGGCAGCACGCGGCTGTACGAGAACCACGAATCCGTATAACCGTGAAGTAAGATCATCGGATGGCCTGCCGAGTCACCTTGCTCCGCATAATTGAGGCTCACACCGGTCGTGAGTTGCGCATTAGCAAACCGTAGGGGTCCCGCATGTGGGTGATTCATCCTAGACACTTGCTGTTTATCCTAGCCTGGGCCTGCACCAGCGCAGACGAAGGCGTTGCTTCTAAGGCTTCTCGTATCCTTTGGCGCGAAGCAGCAACTCGTATTGCCGTGGGTCGGACTTGAAGAAAAGCCCGCCCGCCCTTTCAGAGTGTGACGGAACATATTCGATGGTGGTGTTACTGGTTTCTACGCTGTCAGTTCCGTTTCTCAACTCTCCTTCCACCGTTAGTCCCTGGGCGGTCGTGCCGCCCAGGTTGATGGCGCGAAACTCGATCAGAAAACCGTTCTGCGTGGGACGGATCGAATCCACACGCACCGTCACATCGGGCGGCGATGAATCACCCGCCGCCGCCTCATAAAGCATGAAACCAATTGATCCCAGCACCAGCACCAAACCCAGCACGGCGATGCCCCACATCCAGAGTGGAGCCGCGCTGAGTTTTCCCTGATCCTTTCCGGCGTCTTGTGGTGCCAACGTCCTTCCCTGGTCTTGTTTCTCGGGCTACTTCGAATTCGACAATTACAAAATTAATCTGGCCGCAGACGTGCCAATGGCGGCAGGAAATCCAAGTACGAGCGTCGCCATGATGATTTCTGTGGCCGGCGCACCGTCCAACCGCCCGAACGTCCAAAGTACATAAAGGCTAATGAGAAGCGCGAGGGCGTAGCCGACGATCGTGAAGCGTACGAACACGCTCCAAAAGAAGGCGGCGGAGAAGATTGACGCACGCCGTCCGCGCTCGATTGAACAGATGAAGGCCTGCATGATGCACAGAGAGACTATCGCCAGAGCCGCTGCGTGCCATCCGGTCATCATGTGCCCGATCCGCACCATTTCTTCCGTGGGGGCAAGCTGGAAGGCGAGGAAGATAGCTCCCACGCCCATGAGAAATAGTTTGGCCCCGTATCCGCTTCGCCGCCTCCGCTCCTTACGGGTCTGTTTTATATCAAGCTGCCTGCGCGCCAATATTGCGCCGATGGTCGGCGGGACTGCATGTAAAGAAATCTTGCCGACAATTTCATCAGCGGACATTCCCGGCTTGATGATCCCGAACAGAAGAAGCATCACGGTGGCAACCGTATACCCGACGGCGCAGGCGACGAGCGCGTCAAGCACCTCGATCTGAAAAGTTTCTTCGCCGCCTTCGAAGTACGAGAGTCCCAACACCATCACGAAAACCAGCGTAAGGAAGAGCGCCAGTCGGAAGCGATCCATGTAGAACCCCAGCCACCACATTTCCATCGTCATCAGCAGCGGGAAGGAGAAGAGAATCGCGCCGCCGAAATCATGCGCCAGGTCCACGCCGAAGCGGTGATGAAGATTCTGCTCCTGTGCGCCGAGTCCACTTTTTAGACTATCAACCATAAGTTATGAGCGACTTCGGCCGCGTCCGTTGCAAGGCGGTTTTTAGTTTATCGGTTGCATCGATGTAGATGCGAGTGTCCCGCCCTTTTGAACTCATTCCGGGGTTGTTAAAGGTCGCTGAACGCCGCGTGGTATTTGATCTGGCCGGAAGCACCATTCAAATAACCCGCTTTGAGCTCGACAATCATGAATACTTCTTCCGGCACGTCATATTCGCAGCCGATGCCAAAGCGCGCAGCCGGCGCGAAGCCAAAACGAGGGTAGTAGGTGGAGTGACCCAGGACAACTACTCCACCGAAGCCGAGTAGCTTGCACTGGTCGAGGCCGGCGCGAACAAGGGCAGAACCGACACCCTGACGCTGATGCTCCGGAGCAACGGCCATCGGGGCGAGGCCCATGATCCTTAATGCGGGATGGCCCGAGAGCGAAACCGGCGAAAACATAATGTGCCCCACGATTTCACCGTGGGAATCGGCGACAAGTGAGACGAGCGGCTGCGCCCGGTCGCGCAAAGCGTCAACAAGATTAGCCTCGGCTGATGTTTCGAAGGCTGCTACGTTCAGAGCATGAACAGCAGCGCGATCCCTTTGTTCTTCAGCTCGAATTAGCATGTGCACCTATCTAATGAGGAACTCTTCATGCGCAAGGAATCAATGCTTGAAGCGCACACCGTGCTTTCGCCCTATGTCCTCGAGTTGGGCCGGGGTGAGAACTTTCGGCGGCGCGCCCGGGGGCACGCCCGTCTCGCGGAAAAACCCTTCGAGGCCGGGAGGCGTGACGATCCAAAGTAGGTCTATGGCTTCGCCACGGGATTCGACGCCGTGCCAGACCCCGTGCGGGATGAAGACGGTATCTCCCTGCCCAACTTCCTTCTTCTTCTCGCCGAGGACGGCTACGCCGCGCCCGCCGTGTATGAACAGCACCTCATCCTCATGCTCGTGCATGTGGACGGGAATGCCGACTCCAGGTTCCAACGCCTGCGTGCCCATCGCCATCCCCGGCGAGCCGGTCTTTGGGTCCACCTTAACGGTTACTGTGTTCCCCTTCCGTCTGATCACCTCGCCGTCACTGGCCGCGAGCACATAGCCGGCGCGGGCCACGTGTCGCGCCGGGGCGGACGACAAGGAGTTGACGTCTCGTCCCTTCTGCGGCTGGACGCCCGCCACGAGGCCCATCAGCACAAGGCCCAGGAGGATAGGCACACTTGGCGTTCGACTCAACACTGTTCGCATCGCACCTCCACTATCGCGACAACAACAGGCCGCCCCACGTCAGAGTTGACCGGCGGGGCTTAAAGCACACTGTAAGAACCGCCTGCGTTGGTGGGACCATCGGTGAAGGCGGAAAGTTCTTTGTTCAAACTCTAAACCTATCACGTTTACCGTTCACTGCTTTGTTCACTCTGTGGCTGGCGTGAAGCCGGCCAATGCTTCCCGCTTTAGCTGCGTCAGCAAGTCTGGCTCGCTCGGTTTCTTTTGCCACTCGTCCCCGCGGCTTTCCCACAACGCTACCAGGCCAAGCAGCGACAGTGGGCTTCTCGCGACAAACTTGCGCCCTTCCTTCTCGGCCCACCAGTCATCTGCGCTGGGCCGTTCGGAGGCCTCCCACCAGACGCGATAGCCCTTCTGCTTTAATGTGATGATTGCGACGTTTCCCACGTCGTGAACTTCCGAGAGGCGAAACGCAGAACTCATGCCTCCTCCTTACTTACACTTCAAACTTAACCGTCTCGATCACGTTGGAACCATCGGCAGTCTCTGGGGCGTCCTTCTGCCGGGACTGATCTTTGTGGCGACTCTCTCTGCGTCGTGCACGCGACAACCGCAGACGGGTACAGCCGCGAACCACTTCGCAGGCCGAAGCGGACTGGGAGACTGCGATGAGAAGTAAAGAGAGCAACTTTATCTAAACATTTGTTTCATCAGAACCGGTGACATTACTTCTTGCGCTTAAAGTGGGCTTCACTGTAGACCTCAAAATCCTTGCCCGGTTCGGCGATTTCAAAAACCTCTGAGAAAGCATCCGGCCCGTTAATCTTGTATGTTTCGCGCGCTCTGTATCCCGCCGGTATGTTCTCTATGCTTTCCGAAGTGAAGACGAGCGTCTTACCGTCAGCGCTGGTGCTGGTGTGAACATACTGAACCACAAAGCTTTCGACGTGGAATTGCCGCAGCACTAGTTGCTTCCGGCTCTTGTCGAAGCTGATCATTCCCCAGTCCTCATGAATCTCGCCTTTCGGGTTCTTGGGCTGCGGCTCGTAAACTGACCGGTTCTGCACGTGGATGAACTTGTCGTTCATCACCAACCGGTACTCGCGTTGCATACTTGAAATACCCGGCTTGCCGTTGCCCGTTCCTTCCCACTTGCCGATCAAAACCCTAACGGGCCCCCAAACGTCCGGCCGCGGTTTTGTCTGGCCGCTGATCAAGACGGACAGCGCCACCAAGACAAGAGCAATTAGCAGTAATCGACTGAGAGTCATCCGTTTGTCTCCTAAGGCGCGCACCATGAAACGAAAGTTGTCGAGGCAGCCTTACGAACCCGGAAATTCACAGACATCGCGGATTACCGGTAGCTCAAGATCGCTTCCAACGCGGCGTCGCCGTTTCTCCGATACGCGGCGAACGTCGGCGGCACATAAAGCTGTGGCGCAATCCAGGTGCGTTGATCCTGCGGATACGAGCTTTGCCAGTACAAGTGCGAGACGTTCGCCAGGATCTTGCTGTAAGGCAACACGAACGGATCTTCTTCACCGACGAAGTTGGGACTTGAGCCGGTTGGTTCGCCGACGAAGATCGCGTTCGTGTCGCGGTCAAAGTAAGTGGCGGCGTTTTGCGCGGCTGAATAGGTACGTCGTCCGATGATGACGAACAATTTTCCGCGTTTATTAATCTTTTCGTTCTTAATCACGCCTTGTAAGAGCGGCGGCAGAAGCCCGGTGTTGCCGCCGTTATTCCAACGCATGTCGACCACCAGCTTTTCCACTTCCTTTTCGTTGATGAATTTGAAAAGCCTCTCCGAGAATGCGGCGAGCGATTCCTTGGGATCGTTTCGGACGCTGTTGAATTGAAAATAGACTGTCTTGTTTTCGGGAAGGTACTCAAACCAGTAAGGCGTGGCCGCATTTTTTAGATAGAGCGGGACCGGCGTCGCCAGGCTCTGCGACAAGTTCACCCACGAGGGCGGATTCGGTTTCACGTTCCAGATGTTCGGCTGAGTCATGTCGGTGGTGAGGACGACGGTGCGGTCTTTGCCGTCCAGTCCGCGCAACACGAGCTCGACTTTATCGGGATGGGGAATCGCGCCGGCGGCGTGCAGCAAAGGCAGATGCCGCATCCGGTAAGGCGCAATTTGCTTGATCCAGATTTTGTTGTCCTCACTCGAAGCAGCGTGCAGTGTTTCGACAATCTCGTTCACCGTCCGGCCGCCGAATTTCATAACCTGCGCACCGAGTAGGTCTTTATGTTTCGGATCAGCGGCGACGATAAACAAACCCTCTTCGAAAAGATAAAAGAGCACCGGAACGGTTTCGGCCCATTCCGCACGCGCGGTCGTCGGACCGAGCAAGCCCGAATGGCCGTCGCCGACCTTTCGCATCAGGCGCATCATTTCGATGGCAACCTGCGCGTCGGTGAGTTTGGGGATTCCGTCATGAATTTTCTTTACCTGCGCGTCGAATTCAGGTTCCGTGCCGATCCGCGGAAACAGATTCCAACCTCGCCGTTTTATTTCGCGGACGAGAAACTGCAGGTCCGTTCGCCAGCCTTCGTCGCGCGTCATTCCCTTGGTATCAATCAGTCCGACGAGCTTTTGGAAACGCAGGTCGCCGTGCAAAGACTGCAAGTCGGTGTCGGTCTGCGCATGCTGAAGGCTCGGGAATTTCATCGCCAGTGCTTTTTCGAGCCATTTGATCGCCAACTCCTTTTCGCCGAGCAGCGCGTAATTACAGGCAATGTTGTAAGCAGCATTCGCAGGTTGGCCCGCCCCGAGTTCGATTTGCTTTTCGTAAGCCGAAATGGATTTGCGGTAGTCTTTGGCGTTGTAATAAGCCGTGCCCATCCGTTCCCAAAAACGACCCTGAACGGGATTGGCTTTAACGACTTGCTCCCACAAGGCGGCGGCTTCGGCCCACTGTTGCGCCTGCATCTTCGATTCCGCCAGCGCGAGAGTTTCCGCGAAAGTTTGCGTCGGCAGTTTCTGGGCTCGCGCTGCGTGCAAACCTATGGACGCAGAAGCGAACGTGAAAGCCAGCGTTAGTAATGTCAGCTTGAAAGAGTTGCTCGGACGATACATATGGGCTCCTTAAAAGACCGGATGTCTAGTTAACGCTCCTCGGACCGGTTTGGATTCGTAATTTTGGACGACTTCCTTCGGGCCATTCAACCTAACCAAATGATCTTAAGTCAGAATCAACTTGAGGCCGGCAACGATGAGAACCAAGGCAAGCAGTCTGCGAACGTTCGCGCTGGCGAGACGTTTACTCCCAAACTCAGCCCCGATAAATCCACCGAGGACAGCCGCCGGAGCAAGCACAAAGATAAAACTGGGAAGTGATCCGATACTTGAGACGTTACCAAGCAAGCCAGCAATGGAGTTGGCGAGAATAAAGGCTGCGGACACCCCAGACGTTTGTCTGGTTTCAGCCCATCCCATTAAGAGCAGTAAGGGAGAAAGAAAGATACCGCCTCCGGTGCCGGTCAGGCCTGCTAACAGTCCGATGACGGCCCCGCAAAGCAGCGCGGCCCAAAGGGGAACCTGCCTAACTTCTTTCTGATCTGCCGCCTTCCTCGCAATGCGAAACAACTTGTAGGCAGCGAAGAGCAAAATCAATCCAACGAGGGCTTTATACCAGTGGCCGGGAAGAGTTATGTAACCACCTAAAAATGCGAAGGGAATAGAGGTTAGAGCGAAAGGCCAAAGCAACCGAAACTTGAAGCAGCCGGCTCGGTAAAACTTCACCGTAGCAATGCTGGCAACCAGAATATTGAGCGTCAGGGCCGTTGGCTTCATCACGACGGCCGACACGCCGAGAAGCGCCATCGCCGCAAGATAACCGGATGCGCCGGCGTGACCGACAGAGGAATATAAAAGCGCACCGGCGAAAATGAGGACGGCGAGAATGGCGACAGTCAACGGGGTCATGTTTTAAGCTTCGCAGCTTAATCGACACTCATGCCGCTAGCAATTCGCGCAACGCACATCACTTAATAGAGGACGTTAAGAGTCTTTTCATGCAAAAATATGCCGGCGTATCTAAGCCATTCAGTAAGCCGTGGTATTTCTCTCAAATCTTTCGTGTTGCGCCGAAGCTCATATGCTTCGCCGAAATAATGAGTGTCGCTAACGGCACCATTCAACTGACAGCACAGCTTTCCCATCGAGGCGTAGCGAGCGGGCGGGTCCAACGCCCTTAGGGTTGGGCACACGAATAAGCCAGGGATCACTCGTGCTGAATACTTCGAGCGGTTTAGAGCGAATCACCTTTGCGGACGGGTCGATAGGGTCACCCGGGTCAACGATTAGGCTCCGAACTTCAGAGGAGAGTTGTTCTGGTGACAGGTCCAGCAGTCCGCACTTTGGACTTATTCCTCCTAATTCCTGCGGGACGTATTTGATAGCGAAGACACCAAATAAGACAACAAAGGCGAAGACCAGGATGAGCAGAAGGCCAACCCAGGCCGCGGTGAGACCAGTCCAGGCCCAAGCGGCAGCTTTTCCCACCCCATTCAACACTTTTTGCCACCGTCCTACGCTCGAACTCTTTGGTGTTTTTGACGTTGGGGTTAGTTTGCCGGATTCTGTTGGTGTCTCCGACGTTGAGGGTAGTTTGCCGGATTCTGTTGGTGTCTCCGACGTTGAGCTGAATTTGTCGGCTGCGTACAAGTAGATCAACAAATAGAGAAAGCTAACCACCATTAAAAAACTCCCGACAGTTTTGACGCGGTCAGGAAAGAAGATGACCATCCCCATCCCGAGCAACATTCCCCCAGTTAGCAAGTTTTGAATGCGGGTTTTCCGCTGGGGATCGTCTGCCGCCGACGCAGCGAGGCGCTTCGCTGATAACCAGACTCCCCAGATGGCAAGGCAAAGTGCAACTGGCGGGATGAGGAGAAGTGCTCCTGCAACCAGGTAGTCGAACCGAACCCCGGGAAGCGCGCCCAAGTTGTTGTCCCACGCGTTTATGGCCCTCGGCAGGTACCCCAATGCATACATCAACCCGGCAACAAGGAAAGCCGTTTGTTGATAGATAGCAACTCGCTCGAGGATCCCTTTTCTACCAGGGCCTTCCCTTACGCGTCTCTGACGAAAAATTCTTTCCCGCATTCGATCTCCTTTGAGTTGAGCGGGCTGGCCGCGACTATGAAATCTGCTAGCTATCAGCTCACAGCTTCTTCCGCTGCTCACGTCCAACGTTTCTTATGCGCACGGACTGCTGCGATTTCATTGGGACGTGAGGCATAGTTGAGACCTTCCCTTGGGATTTGCGGCGGCTTGTATCATCAACCCCATGGTTTGGCAACAAATTTTGTTTTGGATTCGAAGCGCGTGCCGAAGCTGTTATGCTTCGCCGAAACCATAGACTAGTGTCACTGAACTGTCCTAAACGTGAATGAACATTCTTAAGCCACCCTGTGACGAAGGCGTCATTGCCTCTGGTAAAGCCGTCTCTGAGTGTCAAAAAAACCGTCGCCGGTGGATTCTGGCGGCGACGATCCTCGGCTCAAGCATGAGCTTCATCGACGGCACAGTCGTGAATGTGGCTTTGCCGGCCTTGCAGCGAGAACTCAATGCGTCGGCGACTGACGTGCAGTGGGTTGTAGAAGCCTACGCGCTTTTTCTGGCTGCGTTGTTATTGCTGGGAGGTTCTCTCGGAGATCTCTTCGGTCGCCGTCTGATTTATGCGATCGGAGTTGCGGTTTTCGCGCTCGCGTCGATTTGGTGCGGCGTGGCGCCGAACGTTCAGCAATTGATAATCGCGCGGGCGATTCAGGGCGTCGGCGGCGCGCTGCTGGTTCCCGGAAGTCTCGCAATTATCAGCGCGTCGTTTCCGGAAAAGGATCGCGGACAAGCGATCGGCACCTGGTCCGGCGCGACGGCGATCACGACCGCACTCGGTCCCGTCCTGGGCGGCTGGCTGATCGAACAGGTTTCGTGGCGCGCAATTTTCTTTTTGAACCTGCCGCTGGCGCTGGTTGTGCTGTTGTTGGTCTTCCGTTTTGTTCCCGAGAGCCGCGACGAAGAGAACGCAGGCAAGTTGGATTTGCTGGGAGCCGCGCTCGCGACGATTGGTCTTGGCGCGCTCGTCTTTGGGTTGATTGAGTCCGCCGGTCTGGGTTTTGGCAATCCTTTCGTGCTCATCGCCTTAATCGGCGGCGCAGTTGTTCTGGTCGCCTTCGTCGTTGTCGAGGCGCGTCGCCGTTATCCGATGATGCCGCTCTCGCTCTTCCGTGCGCGAGAGTTTGCCGGCGCAAACCTGCTGACGTTATTTCTTTATGCAGCCCTCTCGGGGACGCTTTTCTTTCTGCCGTTAAATCTGATTCAGGTCCAGGGCTACAGCGCCACCGCGGCGGGGGCGGCAATACTGCCGTTCATTCTGCTCATGTTTCTGCTGTCGCGCTGGTCGGGCGGATTGATTAAGCGTTATGGGTCGCGTCTGCCGCTAGTGACGGGCCCGCTGATCGTGGCGATCGGATTCGCCCTCTTCCTCAGACCCGGTGTGGGCGGAAGTTACTGGACGACTTTCTTCCCGGCCGTGGTTGTACTCGGACTCGGCATGGCGGTGAGCGTCGCGCCGCTCACTACTACGGTCATGAATTCGGTGAGCGAAAGTCGCGCAGGCATCGCCTCAGGAATTAACAATGCGGTCTCACGAACTGCCGGCCTGCTGTCGATCGCCGTGCTGGGCGTGGTGATGTTTCTAAGTTTCAATGCTTGTTTGGATGAACATCTCGCGAAGATGCCGATTTCTTCGGAAGTGCGGCGGATGATCGACACGGAAAGAATCAAGCTGGCGGCGCTGGAGTTACCGGCGAGCGTGAGCGAGGAAACCCGGACCGCCTTCAAGCAAACCGTGAACGATTGTTTTGTTTACGGATTTCGACGTGTGATGCTGATCGGCGTCGGCCTGGCGCTGGCAAGCTCGCTCACGGCATTCATCATGCTTCGCGGACGACGGTCGTCTTCGAGCGGTTGATCTGACGAAGCGTGCGAACGTCGCTCACTTGCTCTGTGCGTCTCCGTGGAGCTCCGTGTCTCTGTGGTTAACTTCCGAAAGGTCACTTACCCACAGAGGCACAGAGGATTCACAGAGATACACAGAGATTGTCCCCCATTCCTCTGACACTCACTCACGCTTCCAACTTAATTCGATCTCAATCTCTTCCTCTTCGCCGCGGCGCTCATACTCGAATTCGATAGTTGCATCAGGCGGAACCGAGATGCGCTGCCCAGCGATCTGTATCTCAAAAGTCGTCCCCTCTTCGAGGGCGTCGGCCAGGCGCCGCAATTTGGCGACTATCTCTTTGTTCGAGTAGGTTTTTTCGACGTCCTTGTCATTCCCCATATTCATCTCCCTTGGAATTAAGCCAGATATCCTATTACGCCTTCACCCTGATACGCAGCTAACTTTTCTTTTTCTTCTTGCCGCCGCGTCGCTTCTGGATGAAGTCTTCGAGTGGTTGCGCGAGAGCGAGAATGACCAGAGCGAGGACGGTGCTAATCAAACCGACGCCGACCGCGCCGAGGCCCACCGTTATCCCGATCGCGGCAGTCATCCAGATGCCGGCGGCGGTCGTCAGTCCTTTAATTTCCTCTTCGCCTTCAAGCTTCAGAATCGTGCCGGCGCCGATGAAACCTATGCCCGTTACGAGGCCCTGGATCACGCGCGAGACGGCGTCGAATTGCATTCCCACACTGGAACAGGTAATCACGAAGACCGCCGTGCCCAGGCAAACCATCATGTGTGTGCGGAAGCCGGCTGCCTTGCCGGAGCGTTCCCGCTGAATTCCGATGATCCCGCCCAGGATCATCGCCGCGAGCAGACGAATCGCGACACGCAGAAGATGCTGCCGGTCCTGAAGGCCGTGGGTGAGTTCTTGCCAGAGAGTTTCCATTTCAAATCAGTGATGAGTAATGAGTAATGAGTAATGAGTAATGAGTAATGAGTGGAATGCGATTAGGCCGAAGCCTTTCTCTTTTCGACAGCCACTCGTAAGCCACCGATGACTTGACCAACTTCCGTCGCAGTAGACATCAATTCCGAGAATTGAGACTCCGAAAGATAACTAGCATCGAAGGCAACGTAAAGTTGAGAACGCAACTCGGCGCAGGAAGCTTTGGCGATCGAGAGGAACTGATGAAATTCAGCGGCACGCCCGCGTTCAAAACCTTCCGCGATGTTCGACATTATTGAGACAGCAGACCGTCGTATTTGGTCCTTTAGTCCAAAATCTCGTGAGAAACCTGGAAGATTGGTTGCTTGATAAATCTTGCGGCTCAGTTGTCGTGCTTTCTGCCAGGCGATGAAGTCCTCGAACTTTTCGATTTTCCTAGACATGTTTCCTCCTTTTGGGATTAAGGGGTTGATGTAGGGGTTATCTCATCACTCATCACTCATCACGGCGTTTACGCGCCGCCGTAGAGTCCCTCGATCAAATCCGCGTAGCGGTCGTCGATTACGTTGCGCTTCACTTTGAGCGTGGGCGTCATTTCGCCGTTGTCGATGGAAAACTCGTGAGGCAGAAGCGCGACGCGACGCACGCGTTCGTAATCCGCCAGGTGCGCGGTGATCTTTGTCACGTCTTGCTGCACCATCTTTACGGCTTCCGGTTGCTTCGCGATCTCTTCGTTGGTGGCCGCGAGCGTCACGCCCGCGTCACGCAAGGCACCTTTCAAGTCTTCCCAATCCGGCACGATCAAAGCCGCCGGAAACTTGCGGCTCGAGCCGACGACCACAACCTGATTCACAAACTCGCTCTGCTTCAGAAGACTTTCGAGCTGTTGCGGTGCGATGTACTTGCCGTTGGAAAGCTTGAATAGATCTTTTTTGCGATCGGTGATGAAGATGTGCCCGGCGTCATCGATGTGACCCACGTCGCCGGTCGCGAACCATTCGTCCTGCATCACCGCCAGCGTGGCTTCGGGCCGGCCATAGTAGCCGCGCATCACGTTCGGTCCGCGCACCAGAATTTCGCCGTCTTCGGCCAGCTCGACCTCGATCCCTTTGAAAGGTTTGCCGATCGAGCCGACGCGGTTGTCTTCGGGGCGATTAGCGCAAACGATGCAGGTTTCGGTCATGCCATAGCCCTGAAGAATCTTGATGCCGGCGCCGAGAAAGGAATACGAAAGCGTCGGCGACAAAGGCGCGCCGCCTGAAACGAAGTAGCGCAGACGTCCGCCAATGCCTTCACGCCACTTGGTGAACACCAAA
The nucleotide sequence above comes from Pyrinomonadaceae bacterium. Encoded proteins:
- a CDS encoding alpha/beta hydrolase, whose protein sequence is MILLHGYTDSWFSYSRVLPFIPPTYHTYALSQRGHGDSERPARGYAMTDFAADVIAFMDALGLPQVILVGHSMGSLVAQEAALNAPERVTRLILIGSATNMRSADVLQLQHEVNALDDPVPAEFAREFQVSTIYHPVPEDFLDRAVAESLKLPARVWRDALAGQLAVDYTARISRICMPTLVLRGDHDTIFSRPAQNALAAGIVNASLKVYPETGHALHWERPSEFVSDLEEFIRKVAVGE
- a CDS encoding TIGR02588 family protein, yielding MAPQDAGKDQGKLSAAPLWMWGIAVLGLVLVLGSIGFMLYEAAAGDSSPPDVTVRVDSIRPTQNGFLIEFRAINLGGTTAQGLTVEGELRNGTDSVETSNTTIEYVPSHSERAGGLFFKSDPRQYELLLRAKGYEKP
- a CDS encoding TIGR02587 family membrane protein, producing MVDSLKSGLGAQEQNLHHRFGVDLAHDFGGAILFSFPLLMTMEMWWLGFYMDRFRLALFLTLVFVMVLGLSYFEGGEETFQIEVLDALVACAVGYTVATVMLLLFGIIKPGMSADEIVGKISLHAVPPTIGAILARRQLDIKQTRKERRRRSGYGAKLFLMGVGAIFLAFQLAPTEEMVRIGHMMTGWHAAALAIVSLCIMQAFICSIERGRRASIFSAAFFWSVFVRFTIVGYALALLISLYVLWTFGRLDGAPATEIIMATLVLGFPAAIGTSAARLIL
- a CDS encoding N-acetyltransferase, with product MLIRAEEQRDRAAVHALNVAAFETSAEANLVDALRDRAQPLVSLVADSHGEIVGHIMFSPVSLSGHPALRIMGLAPMAVAPEHQRQGVGSALVRAGLDQCKLLGFGGVVVLGHSTYYPRFGFAPAARFGIGCEYDVPEEVFMIVELKAGYLNGASGQIKYHAAFSDL
- a CDS encoding cupin domain-containing protein, yielding MLSRTPSVPILLGLVLMGLVAGVQPQKGRDVNSLSSAPARHVARAGYVLAASDGEVIRRKGNTVTVKVDPKTGSPGMAMGTQALEPGVGIPVHMHEHEDEVLFIHGGRGVAVLGEKKKEVGQGDTVFIPHGVWHGVESRGEAIDLLWIVTPPGLEGFFRETGVPPGAPPKVLTPAQLEDIGRKHGVRFKH
- a CDS encoding sulfite exporter TauE/SafE family protein; the protein is MTPLTVAILAVLIFAGALLYSSVGHAGASGYLAAMALLGVSAVVMKPTALTLNILVASIATVKFYRAGCFKFRLLWPFALTSIPFAFLGGYITLPGHWYKALVGLILLFAAYKLFRIARKAADQKEVRQVPLWAALLCGAVIGLLAGLTGTGGGIFLSPLLLLMGWAETRQTSGVSAAFILANSIAGLLGNVSSIGSLPSFIFVLAPAAVLGGFIGAEFGSKRLASANVRRLLALVLIVAGLKLILT
- a CDS encoding MFS transporter — encoded protein: MNILKPPCDEGVIASGKAVSECQKNRRRWILAATILGSSMSFIDGTVVNVALPALQRELNASATDVQWVVEAYALFLAALLLLGGSLGDLFGRRLIYAIGVAVFALASIWCGVAPNVQQLIIARAIQGVGGALLVPGSLAIISASFPEKDRGQAIGTWSGATAITTALGPVLGGWLIEQVSWRAIFFLNLPLALVVLLLVFRFVPESRDEENAGKLDLLGAALATIGLGALVFGLIESAGLGFGNPFVLIALIGGAVVLVAFVVVEARRRYPMMPLSLFRAREFAGANLLTLFLYAALSGTLFFLPLNLIQVQGYSATAAGAAILPFILLMFLLSRWSGGLIKRYGSRLPLVTGPLIVAIGFALFLRPGVGGSYWTTFFPAVVVLGLGMAVSVAPLTTTVMNSVSESRAGIASGINNAVSRTAGLLSIAVLGVVMFLSFNACLDEHLAKMPISSEVRRMIDTERIKLAALELPASVSEETRTAFKQTVNDCFVYGFRRVMLIGVGLALASSLTAFIMLRGRRSSSSG
- a CDS encoding amphi-Trp domain-containing protein; protein product: MGNDKDVEKTYSNKEIVAKLRRLADALEEGTTFEIQIAGQRISVPPDATIEFEYERRGEEEEIEIELSWKRE
- a CDS encoding MgtC/SapB family protein; its protein translation is METLWQELTHGLQDRQHLLRVAIRLLAAMILGGIIGIQRERSGKAAGFRTHMMVCLGTAVFVITCSSVGMQFDAVSRVIQGLVTGIGFIGAGTILKLEGEEEIKGLTTAAGIWMTAAIGITVGLGAVGVGLISTVLALVILALAQPLEDFIQKRRGGKKKKKS
- a CDS encoding four helix bundle protein; protein product: MSRKIEKFEDFIAWQKARQLSRKIYQATNLPGFSRDFGLKDQIRRSAVSIMSNIAEGFERGRAAEFHQFLSIAKASCAELRSQLYVAFDASYLSESQFSELMSTATEVGQVIGGLRVAVEKRKASA